The following proteins are encoded in a genomic region of Alistipes shahii WAL 8301:
- a CDS encoding MBL fold metallo-hydrolase — protein MEVTRIIHPIGQGAFYTERICSKDQIYNVVYDCGSGINKNAPKRLIQEIASVFTSNDVVDILFVSHFDNDHINGIRELKKRVKEIRNIVVPLVEKNDYWFYCVENQNFIAFYDSLEEIASHVYRVKPNINDERELNNQLIDLTEREGGIINGGAKFKWATIDWCYIPFNYDQKVRLEKLKAELAGQGVPVDIFTQDLSTIWGYLDKIKKAYKKVIPDGANKTSLIVYSGGLTSRYIMRQYQYCMRPRFCCEFCRHPFLRPEGCLYFGDNDVNQGLLLADLKNALNQVIDRIGTIQIPHHGALKNFNVGIFDINKNQKSFFVSFGIHNTYGHPSMRVIDDVVRSGSCLFEVTENRGSGYMQLIY, from the coding sequence ATGGAGGTTACAAGAATTATTCATCCTATTGGACAAGGCGCATTTTATACAGAAAGAATATGTTCTAAGGATCAAATATATAATGTTGTTTATGATTGTGGATCTGGAATAAATAAAAACGCACCCAAAAGATTGATACAGGAGATTGCATCAGTCTTTACATCAAATGATGTAGTGGACATTTTATTCGTTTCCCATTTTGACAATGATCACATTAACGGAATTCGTGAGTTAAAAAAAAGGGTAAAAGAAATTAGAAATATAGTTGTTCCCCTTGTAGAGAAGAATGATTATTGGTTCTATTGTGTTGAAAATCAAAATTTCATAGCATTTTATGATTCACTTGAAGAAATAGCATCCCATGTATATAGGGTAAAGCCAAATATTAATGATGAAAGGGAACTTAATAATCAGCTTATTGATCTGACAGAGAGGGAAGGCGGTATTATCAACGGAGGTGCAAAATTTAAGTGGGCGACTATTGATTGGTGCTATATCCCATTTAATTATGATCAAAAAGTTCGGCTTGAAAAGTTAAAGGCTGAATTAGCAGGACAAGGTGTGCCTGTAGATATTTTCACACAAGATTTGAGTACGATCTGGGGCTATCTAGATAAAATTAAGAAAGCCTATAAAAAAGTGATTCCAGATGGAGCCAACAAAACGTCTCTTATCGTCTATTCAGGAGGATTAACCAGCAGATACATAATGCGTCAATATCAATATTGTATGCGTCCGCGTTTCTGTTGTGAGTTTTGTCGCCATCCTTTTTTGAGACCTGAAGGTTGTCTGTATTTTGGAGACAATGATGTAAATCAAGGGCTTCTATTAGCTGATTTGAAAAATGCACTTAACCAGGTAATTGATCGAATTGGAACAATTCAAATTCCACATCATGGTGCATTAAAGAATTTTAATGTAGGTATTTTTGATATCAATAAAAATCAGAAATCATTTTTTGTATCTTTTGGTATACACAATACATATGGTCATCCTTCAATGAGGGTAATAGACGATGTAGTGAGATCCGGTTCGTGCTTATTTGAGGTAACAGAAAATAGAGGTAGTGGTTATATGCAGTTGATATACTGA
- a CDS encoding HAD domain-containing protein has product MASNLFKRYIWLADTIHRYGPITLAEIRTRWQRSALYDGRPLARRTFHSHRDAVEELFDLSIVCDEHTNRYSIANSEDLNSHNITNWLLDSFAVGQSLREAHTLHNRVLVEEVPSARGHLPELLDAMRENRQVVVTYQPFTGDEAFDLRLRPLFVKLRDRRWYLYADKPDNAKTKLYALDRMVKIRVIDDRFTPPKELDPAGYLAGAFGVAVYDDICPCTIRVRVAGDGVKYLRTLPLHASQQEVETHDDYAIFEFHVAPTPEFYQAMLNCHCNFEVLLPDNVREEMRRIIGDLGALYDHNVQKVIFLDFDGVMNTERYIAERRRNGLPVSDRYGYLFDPEAVENLRRIIDATGAEVVISSSWRLEGEERMKDMWHERALPGQLIGITGQSLHANFPMSAGETAGAAKGEEIRGWLKEHASKPYRYVIFDDEADIRPEQRPHFIQTDPRIGITRADAERAIQILNGEDHD; this is encoded by the coding sequence ATGGCATCCAATCTCTTCAAAAGGTACATCTGGCTGGCCGACACGATTCATCGCTATGGCCCCATCACGCTGGCCGAGATCCGCACCCGCTGGCAGCGCAGCGCGCTCTATGACGGCCGTCCGCTGGCACGGCGGACCTTCCACTCCCACCGCGACGCGGTCGAAGAACTGTTCGACCTCTCGATTGTCTGCGACGAACACACCAACCGTTACTCCATTGCCAACAGCGAGGATCTCAACTCGCACAACATCACAAACTGGTTGCTCGATAGTTTTGCCGTCGGGCAGTCGCTGCGCGAGGCCCACACGCTGCATAACCGCGTGCTGGTCGAGGAGGTTCCCTCGGCCCGGGGGCATCTTCCCGAACTGCTCGACGCCATGCGCGAGAACCGGCAGGTGGTCGTTACCTATCAGCCCTTCACGGGGGACGAGGCCTTCGACCTCCGTCTTCGGCCGCTTTTCGTCAAGCTCCGCGACCGGCGCTGGTACCTCTACGCCGACAAGCCCGACAATGCGAAGACCAAGCTCTATGCACTGGACCGCATGGTGAAGATCCGCGTGATCGACGATCGCTTTACGCCGCCCAAGGAGCTGGATCCGGCCGGCTACCTGGCCGGGGCCTTCGGCGTGGCGGTCTATGACGACATCTGTCCCTGCACAATCCGTGTCCGGGTTGCGGGCGACGGCGTCAAGTATCTCCGCACGCTGCCCCTCCACGCTTCGCAGCAGGAGGTCGAGACGCATGACGACTATGCCATTTTCGAATTTCACGTGGCACCGACGCCGGAGTTTTACCAGGCCATGTTAAACTGCCACTGCAACTTTGAGGTGCTCTTGCCGGACAATGTACGGGAGGAGATGCGGCGCATCATCGGGGACCTCGGTGCTCTCTACGATCACAACGTCCAGAAAGTGATCTTTCTCGATTTCGACGGCGTGATGAATACCGAGCGTTACATTGCCGAACGGCGCAGGAACGGGCTTCCGGTTTCGGACCGCTACGGTTATCTGTTCGACCCTGAGGCGGTGGAGAACCTGCGGCGGATTATCGATGCAACCGGCGCCGAGGTGGTCATCTCCTCGTCATGGCGCCTCGAGGGAGAGGAGCGAATGAAAGACATGTGGCATGAGCGGGCTCTGCCGGGGCAGCTGATCGGCATAACCGGTCAATCGCTGCATGCCAACTTCCCGATGTCCGCCGGAGAGACGGCCGGAGCCGCCAAGGGCGAGGAGATACGCGGTTGGCTGAAAGAGCACGCTTCGAAGCCATACCGCTATGTGATTTTTGACGATGAAGCGGATATCCGACCGGAACAGCGACCGCATTTCATTCAAACCGATCCCCGCATCGGCATTACCCGTGCGGATGCCGAACGGGCCATCCAGATTTTAAACGGCGAAGACCATGACTGA
- a CDS encoding helix-turn-helix domain-containing protein encodes MGIVNVESRTFERMLTRFEEFARRMDALCHAHRIGEPEPWLDNQQVCLLLNISKRTLQTLRGNGSLSYTQINHKIYYRAEDVRSFLAVLEARRRHEQKRRNGV; translated from the coding sequence ATGGGAATAGTCAATGTAGAATCCCGGACCTTTGAGCGGATGCTCACGCGGTTCGAGGAGTTCGCCCGACGGATGGACGCGCTCTGCCATGCGCACCGTATCGGCGAGCCGGAGCCGTGGCTGGACAACCAGCAGGTCTGCCTGCTGCTGAACATCTCCAAACGGACGTTGCAGACCCTTCGCGGCAACGGGTCTCTCTCCTACACGCAGATCAACCACAAGATCTACTACCGGGCCGAAGATGTACGGTCGTTCCTTGCGGTGCTGGAAGCGCGACGCAGGCACGAGCAGAAGCGCAGAAACGGGGTATAA
- a CDS encoding helix-turn-helix domain-containing protein, which translates to MGNELITEHDERIRSYFQALERLSKALETLFSKRKSSLDGESFYTDEELSQRLKISRRSLQDYRNQGRIPYIKLGGKILYRSSDIERMLEEGYRNEFR; encoded by the coding sequence ATGGGCAATGAATTGATTACGGAGCATGACGAGCGGATCCGCTCGTACTTCCAAGCGCTGGAGCGTCTTTCCAAAGCGTTGGAGACGTTGTTTTCGAAGCGCAAGTCTTCGTTGGACGGCGAGAGCTTCTATACGGACGAGGAGCTTTCGCAGCGGCTGAAGATCAGCCGCCGGAGTTTGCAGGATTACCGCAACCAGGGACGGATTCCCTACATCAAGTTGGGCGGCAAGATTCTTTACCGCTCCTCGGATATCGAACGGATGCTGGAGGAGGGTTATCGCAACGAATTTCGGTAG
- a CDS encoding helix-turn-helix transcriptional regulator: MKQTSLSNSVKSMRRQYHLTQVELAEKSGVGLRFIRELEQGKPTLRLDKVNQILNLFGYEVGAVPMTKTDE, translated from the coding sequence ATGAAACAGACATCACTATCAAACTCAGTCAAGTCGATGCGCCGACAATATCATCTGACACAGGTGGAACTTGCCGAGAAGTCCGGTGTGGGACTGCGTTTTATCCGCGAACTGGAGCAGGGCAAGCCGACACTTCGTCTTGACAAGGTCAACCAGATTCTGAATCTGTTTGGCTATGAGGTGGGAGCCGTACCGATGACTAAAACCGATGAATGA
- a CDS encoding site-specific integrase: MKRDSFRVLFFLKKTRLLKNGEASVCMRITVNGTRVENNIRKSIDPALWSQAKETARGKSRRACDLNTYIEEARIKLYQIFCELEQQNRLVTAHLLQELFFGQEKPEEVRTLLGTMQEHNDQCRALVGTDYALITVRRYESCRRYLAELIRQRYGKEDLPLTEVNGELVRAFAFYLKTEKGCQQNTVIRYMKCLKKITNLACANDWMAKDPFLGIRFHEKEVVREFLTMDELQTIYHKEFPLERLTLVRDVFIFAAFTGLAFIDVQQLAPEHIVRDNNGNLWIRKPRQKTKNMCNIPLLDIPQEILRKYADHPTCRKKGVLLPVPCNQKMNSYLKEIADICMIRKNLTTHCARHSYATSVCLVNGVSLENVAKMLGHSNIKMTQHYARVLDSSILRDMMQVERAIAKLG; the protein is encoded by the coding sequence ATGAAAAGAGATTCGTTTCGCGTGCTGTTCTTCCTCAAGAAGACCAGGCTGCTGAAAAACGGAGAGGCCTCCGTTTGCATGCGCATCACCGTCAACGGGACGCGCGTCGAGAACAACATCCGCAAGAGCATCGACCCTGCCCTGTGGAGTCAGGCCAAGGAGACGGCCCGCGGCAAGAGCCGCCGCGCCTGCGACCTGAACACCTATATCGAGGAGGCCCGCATCAAGCTGTATCAAATCTTTTGCGAACTGGAGCAGCAGAACCGCCTCGTCACGGCCCACCTGCTGCAGGAGCTCTTCTTCGGGCAGGAGAAGCCGGAAGAGGTCCGCACGCTGTTGGGAACCATGCAGGAGCACAACGACCAGTGCCGGGCGCTGGTCGGCACGGATTATGCGCTGATTACGGTCCGCCGTTACGAGAGTTGCCGGCGTTATCTGGCCGAGTTGATCCGCCAGCGCTACGGGAAGGAGGATCTGCCCCTCACGGAGGTCAACGGCGAGCTGGTCCGCGCCTTTGCCTTCTATCTGAAGACGGAGAAGGGATGCCAGCAGAATACCGTCATCCGCTACATGAAGTGTTTGAAAAAGATTACCAATCTGGCCTGCGCCAATGACTGGATGGCGAAGGACCCCTTCCTCGGGATTCGTTTTCACGAGAAGGAGGTTGTCCGGGAGTTTCTGACGATGGACGAGTTGCAGACCATCTACCACAAGGAGTTTCCGCTGGAGCGGTTGACGCTGGTCCGCGACGTCTTCATCTTCGCTGCCTTCACGGGGCTGGCCTTCATCGACGTGCAGCAGTTAGCCCCGGAGCATATCGTCCGGGACAACAACGGAAATCTCTGGATCCGCAAACCCCGTCAGAAGACAAAAAACATGTGCAACATCCCGCTGCTGGATATTCCGCAGGAGATTCTGCGCAAGTATGCCGACCACCCCACCTGCCGGAAGAAGGGCGTATTGCTGCCGGTTCCATGCAACCAGAAGATGAACAGCTATCTGAAGGAGATTGCCGACATCTGCATGATCCGCAAGAATCTGACCACGCATTGCGCCAGACACTCGTATGCAACCTCGGTCTGCCTGGTCAACGGCGTCAGTCTGGAGAATGTGGCCAAGATGCTGGGGCACTCCAACATCAAGATGACGCAGCACTATGCCCGGGTTCTCGACAGCTCCATCCTCCGGGACATGATGCAGGTGGAGAGAGCCATCGCCAAGCTGGGATAG
- a CDS encoding DUF3408 domain-containing protein, translating to MQEQKNELRGDSRTVSLDSGTLSRKVSNYERLFLQPVKTAALHGKAIYVRPEFHQRIQRIVRLLDNDKISMYSYLDRVLEHHFATFDEEITVWCRNRLQSLSRDLKTTLPWE from the coding sequence ATGCAAGAACAGAAGAATGAACTTCGGGGCGACAGCCGAACGGTGTCCCTCGATTCCGGGACTTTATCGAGAAAAGTCTCCAACTATGAGCGCCTCTTCCTGCAGCCGGTCAAGACCGCAGCTCTCCACGGCAAGGCCATTTATGTCCGTCCGGAGTTTCACCAACGGATCCAGCGAATCGTGCGACTCCTCGACAACGACAAAATCTCGATGTACAGCTATCTGGACCGCGTGCTGGAACACCACTTCGCAACCTTCGACGAGGAGATTACAGTCTGGTGTCGCAATCGGCTCCAGTCGCTTTCCCGGGATCTTAAAACGACTCTGCCATGGGAATAG
- a CDS encoding HipA N-terminal domain-containing protein, whose product MKQAVVFFQDRRAGILIEDENGYTFVYDAGYLAAPDAQAVSLTLPLSDRPYRDKVLFPFFDGLIPEGWLLDIAERNWKIDARDRMALLLACCKDCIGAVGVQPVITKEE is encoded by the coding sequence ATGAAACAAGCTGTTGTATTTTTTCAGGATCGACGGGCCGGCATCCTGATTGAAGACGAGAACGGTTATACATTCGTATACGATGCCGGTTATTTGGCTGCACCGGATGCGCAGGCTGTGAGTCTGACCCTTCCGTTGAGCGATCGTCCCTATCGGGATAAAGTGCTGTTCCCGTTTTTTGACGGGTTGATTCCCGAGGGCTGGTTGTTGGATATTGCCGAAAGGAACTGGAAAATCGATGCCCGCGATCGCATGGCCTTGCTTTTGGCCTGCTGTAAGGATTGTATCGGAGCTGTTGGAGTTCAACCCGTAATCACCAAGGAGGAGTAA
- a CDS encoding HipA domain-containing protein: MAVCLYCYGELTVGEKDFHKRCSQKIFGTSCPPELPYTRENLTDLARQVIRSQTTLTGVQAKLSLDILKGGRNEVDRFTIVGLWGRYILKPPTERFAHLPELEDLTMHLAELARIRVVPHSLIRFADGELCYITRRIDRTSQGEKLPMEDMCQLTGRLTEHKYKGSYEQIDKTIRRFSATPLLDQVNFWDQVVFSWITGNADMHLKNFSLYSEVPGKHLLTPAYDMLSTALVMPEDNEELALTLNGKKRKIRKEDFIASMQTAGLGDKVIENILHKFRKSQDVWFAYMDRSFLPREMKEEYKGIIRNRISQLI, translated from the coding sequence ATGGCGGTATGTTTGTATTGTTACGGGGAGTTGACCGTGGGTGAAAAGGATTTCCACAAGCGTTGTTCCCAAAAAATATTCGGGACGTCGTGTCCTCCCGAACTACCCTATACGCGCGAAAATCTGACAGATCTTGCCCGACAGGTAATTCGTAGCCAGACGACACTTACGGGGGTACAGGCAAAATTGTCGCTCGATATTCTCAAGGGTGGACGAAACGAGGTCGACCGTTTTACGATTGTCGGGCTGTGGGGACGGTATATTCTGAAACCTCCAACCGAACGATTCGCCCATTTGCCCGAGTTGGAAGATTTAACGATGCATTTGGCCGAACTGGCCAGAATAAGGGTCGTGCCTCATAGTCTGATTCGCTTTGCTGATGGCGAACTGTGCTATATCACACGCCGTATAGACCGCACTTCCCAGGGTGAGAAATTACCCATGGAAGATATGTGCCAGTTGACCGGGCGTCTGACCGAGCACAAATACAAAGGTTCGTACGAACAGATCGACAAGACCATCCGGAGATTCTCTGCAACCCCCTTGCTGGATCAGGTCAACTTTTGGGATCAGGTCGTGTTTTCGTGGATCACGGGGAATGCCGACATGCATCTGAAGAACTTCTCGCTTTATAGCGAGGTGCCGGGTAAACATCTGCTTACTCCGGCTTACGACATGCTCTCCACAGCGCTGGTCATGCCGGAGGATAACGAGGAGCTGGCGTTGACGCTCAATGGCAAGAAGCGGAAAATCCGGAAAGAGGATTTTATCGCTTCCATGCAGACTGCGGGTCTGGGCGACAAGGTTATAGAAAACATCTTACACAAGTTTCGGAAGTCACAGGATGTCTGGTTCGCATATATGGATCGATCATTCCTTCCGCGAGAGATGAAAGAGGAATACAAGGGGATCATCCGAAACAGGATCAGCCAACTGATATAG
- a CDS encoding WG repeat-containing protein: MGIRYYYKNGKTGFQTSGGCHLTKAYWDEAWLLDDTDRALVRDGEGYALLRIRSGQLIRLDCDRAAPYGDTLLRIRRNGRYGLMDFEGRTIIPPRYDLLTNHFSQFNIISRRGRYGLLNRQGGWAQPLRYDVILPVNQRGNDRLACIRRHKVVFL, translated from the coding sequence ATGGGAATCAGATACTACTACAAAAATGGCAAGACAGGATTTCAGACCTCGGGCGGATGCCATCTTACGAAGGCGTATTGGGACGAAGCCTGGCTGCTGGATGATACGGACCGGGCATTGGTACGCGACGGCGAGGGGTACGCACTGTTGCGCATCCGCAGCGGACAACTCATTCGTTTGGATTGTGACCGTGCGGCTCCTTATGGCGACACCCTGTTGCGCATCCGACGCAACGGGAGATACGGTCTGATGGATTTCGAGGGCCGCACCATCATTCCTCCACGATACGATCTGTTGACCAACCACTTCTCTCAATTCAATATCATCAGCCGCCGAGGCCGCTACGGATTGCTCAACCGGCAGGGCGGATGGGCGCAACCACTCCGTTACGACGTGATTCTGCCCGTCAACCAACGGGGCAACGATCGTCTGGCCTGCATCCGCCGACACAAGGTGGTATTTTTGTGA
- a CDS encoding MBL fold metallo-hydrolase, whose amino-acid sequence MTITIHRGTHEIGGSCVEIRTPQAKILLDLGLPLDFDSRSQEQQEQIRREALEWAQEADAIFISHYHADHHGLLPDTHRDVAIYATAGTAAMMHVTEVIHGRGDADYLHHINVLSKEADDRKFEPIIVDDIRITPYTVDHAAYDACAFLIEAEGRRILYSGDIRRHGVKGFLYHNLPRKVDCLLLEGTNLATEKECMSEAEICERFKEQFRTDADKLHYIWCSGQNIDRIVQIYKAALVCSRKLIVDTYVAYVLEAVHRFKSSIPSPLSPFEGHDVFRYFCLPAQLKRLEEAGDPEIVERLKALSTVDTKDIGRNPGKYAWLIRPSMLYYMQKYSHTPSVVVTSIWEGYEKDEPEFMDWIRERGFTNPHIHTSGHADAKSLQSIVRHVDPGLLIPIHTAVPERFATLFPDRTIRCPQDNEPIEL is encoded by the coding sequence ATGACCATCACCATCCACCGCGGAACACACGAAATCGGGGGCAGTTGTGTCGAGATACGGACCCCGCAGGCAAAAATCCTGCTCGATCTGGGTCTGCCGCTCGATTTCGACTCCCGGTCCCAGGAGCAGCAGGAGCAAATCCGCCGCGAGGCCCTCGAATGGGCGCAGGAAGCCGATGCCATCTTCATCAGCCACTACCATGCCGATCACCACGGCCTGCTGCCCGATACGCACCGGGATGTGGCCATCTACGCTACGGCCGGGACAGCGGCCATGATGCACGTCACCGAGGTGATTCATGGACGCGGCGATGCCGACTATCTGCACCATATCAACGTCCTCTCCAAGGAGGCTGACGACCGGAAGTTCGAGCCGATAATCGTGGACGATATCCGCATCACGCCCTACACGGTCGACCATGCGGCCTATGATGCCTGCGCCTTCCTGATCGAAGCCGAAGGCCGGCGAATCCTCTACAGCGGAGACATTCGCCGCCACGGGGTGAAAGGTTTTCTCTATCACAACCTGCCCCGGAAGGTCGACTGCCTGCTGCTCGAGGGGACCAACCTGGCCACCGAAAAGGAGTGTATGAGCGAAGCGGAGATTTGCGAACGTTTCAAGGAGCAGTTCCGCACCGATGCCGACAAGCTGCACTACATCTGGTGCTCGGGGCAGAACATCGACCGGATCGTCCAGATCTACAAGGCGGCGCTCGTCTGTTCGCGCAAGCTGATTGTGGATACCTACGTCGCCTATGTGCTGGAAGCGGTCCACCGTTTCAAGTCGTCGATTCCGTCGCCGCTCTCTCCGTTCGAGGGACACGATGTTTTCCGGTATTTCTGTTTGCCCGCCCAATTGAAACGGCTCGAAGAGGCCGGAGATCCGGAGATTGTGGAGCGTCTGAAGGCACTTTCGACGGTCGACACGAAAGACATCGGACGCAATCCGGGCAAATATGCCTGGCTCATCCGCCCTTCCATGCTGTACTACATGCAGAAGTACAGCCACACGCCATCGGTCGTAGTTACCTCGATCTGGGAGGGGTATGAAAAAGACGAGCCCGAATTCATGGATTGGATCCGGGAGCGGGGTTTTACCAATCCGCACATCCATACCAGCGGCCATGCCGATGCGAAATCGCTGCAGTCGATTGTCCGACATGTCGATCCCGGGCTGTTGATCCCGATCCATACCGCCGTTCCGGAACGTTTCGCCACGCTCTTCCCCGACCGGACAATCCGCTGTCCGCAGGACAATGAACCGATCGAGTTGTAA